Proteins found in one Xyrauchen texanus isolate HMW12.3.18 chromosome 30, RBS_HiC_50CHRs, whole genome shotgun sequence genomic segment:
- the ociad1 gene encoding OCIA domain-containing protein 1, which produces MSQESSGFSPAAQVQHGSSEGPLRAAYIPNEEERRVFRECNSESFWYRSLPFSAIAITVTQVLVSRGMLAPSPRFGSLPKVAIAGIIGYISGKMSYMRVCQEKFVKLENSPLGEALRQGHQRHVPSEVDQSELADPNLSESQQSASKLEVQPVTEFSSMPENDSSYSSDYTYSSPSQSYDPTHFSSGFSDSGPVSIRDGITPQDEDVPKKKPVLYEDLRSKNRENYEVTLTQKAETLLKPQSALPAPKKEVKKNNYGDAWDE; this is translated from the exons ATGTCGCAAGAATCGTCTGGGTTCTCTCCGGCTGCTCAAGTCCAACATGGATCCAGTGAG gGTCCTTTAAGGGCTGCATATATTCCAAATGAAGAAGAGAGGCGTGTCTTCAGAGAATGCAATTCAGAAAGTTTCTGGTATAGAT CCTTGCCATTTTCTGCCATTGCAATCACAGTCACTCAGGTATTGGTATCTAGAG GAATGCTTGCTCCATCGCCCCGATTTGGCTCCCTTCCTAAGGTTGCCA ttGCGGGCATAATTGGATACATCAGTGGCAAAATGTCTTACATGAGAGTGTGTCAAGAAAAGTTTGTGAAACTGGAGAACTCCCCACTTGGAGAGGCGCTGCGCCAGGGACATCAGCGTCATGTGCCTTCTGA GGTAGACCAATCAGAGTTGGCAGATCCAAACCTATCAGAATCTCAACAGTCTGCTTCTAAGTTAGAGGTGCAACCTGTGACAGAATTCAGTTCAATGCCAGAGAACGACAGTAGTTACTCCAGTGACTATACATACAGCAGCCCCTCCCAGTCATATGACCCCACACATTTTAGCTCTGGATTCAGTGATTCTGGACCTGTAAGCATCAGGGATGGCATTACTCCTCAAG ATGAGGACGTGCCCAAGAAGAAGCCTGTGTTGTACGAAGATCTGCGTAGTAAGAACAGAGAGAACTACGAGGTCACTCTCACGCAGAAAGCCGAAACACTGCTAAAACCACAATCAGCGCTGCCTGCACCTAAGAAAGAAG TTAAAAAGAACAATTATGGAGATGCTTGGGATGAGTGA